The bacterium genomic sequence ATCTCGCTTTGGGTTTTGTCGCCGAAAGTGTAATACGCGCACGGTTCATCGTGCATGAGCTTCAACACCCGGTGCTGCGCCCGGCATTCCACCAAATAGGAATAGCCGGATTTGCCCTTGCCCAACAGGGAGAGAACGCGCACCGTGGCGCTTTTCGTGTCGAATGTGGTTCCGGGAGAGAGCATGATCTGGCGCCGGCTGCCGCCGGTTTCCTGATGGGCTTTTGATTTGGAACGAGCGGCCGCGGCGTTGCCTTGTTTGCCTGCCTGCAGAAGATTGCCCGGCGCGGCAACCGGCGCGGATCGTCAGCGATGATCAGCGCCGGTTGCTGCCGGCCGGAGTTGCTGGGTGACGCGCTTACAGCTTGGGCGCGTCTGCGGGTTTCGCAATCGCCTGGACGTTCAGACTGATGTCGACGTCTTTACTGACGATGAGATTGCCGCCTTCCAACGCTTTGTCCCATTTCACGCCGTAATCAAAGCGATTGATGGTGGTGCTGGCTTCGGCGGCCAGGCGCTTGTTGCCCCAGGGGTCGTTGATCATTCCCAGAATCGTGAAGGGCAGCATGATTTCTTTGGTCACGCCGCGGATGGTGAGATCACCGACCGCCATGAAACCCTCACCCCTTTTTTCGATCCTTTTGCTGGTGAAGGTAATGAGCGAGTCCTGGGCGGCATTGAAGAAATCATCACTGCGCAAATGCTTGTCGCGGGCTTCGTTTTCGGTGTCAATGCTCGCCACTTTGATGGTAACGCTGACCGATGACTTGCTGAGATCCTTTTCATCGTATACGATCGTGCCGGAAAAATCCTTGAATTCCCCGGTGACCTTCGCAATCACCATGTGGCGCACGGTGAACAATACGTTCGAGTGCGCCACGTCGATTTCGTATTTTTCGGTGGCGAAGCTGTTGGATAGCAGCAGCCCGCCCACCAGAAGCAAAACAAACGGAGTTTTGAAGCGCATGAGTTTCCTCCAAAATGAAAGGTTATGTGAAAATGCATCATCGTCGATCGTGGCGTGCCGCCACCCGGCGGAGCAGCCGCGATCAACGCGCCGTGGGAATTGACTTGCCCAGCTTCTTCAGCAGCCGGATGAGAGTCGCTCTTTCGTGCGGCGTCAAGGCGCCGGTCAACTGCTCGATGCCGGCAGCATGCTGCGGAAAGATTCCCGCAATCAGCCGGCCGCCGGCTTCGGTCAAATGGATGCGGAACATGCGGCGGTCGTCGCTGTCGGTGACGCGCTTGACCAATCCCTTTTCCTCCAGGCGATCGACCACGCCGGTGACGTTGGCGCCGCTCATCAGCAGCTTGCCAGCTATTTCGCACATCTTCAAGGGTCCGAGATGAGCCAGCACCTCCAACACCGCGAATTGCGGCTGGGTCAGGTCGGCCTCCTTGTGCGACATGGCTTCGGCATGGGCAAAGGAATTGTAGCAGCGCGCCAGCACCACCCACAGTTTCAACGCCTGCTGGCGGCATGCGCTGTACCCCTCGCGGTTGAGCAGGGCTTTGCGGGTCAGATGATCGGCCATGGTTTCGCCGCACTTTCTTTAA encodes the following:
- a CDS encoding MarR family transcriptional regulator; this encodes MADHLTRKALLNREGYSACRQQALKLWVVLARCYNSFAHAEAMSHKEADLTQPQFAVLEVLAHLGPLKMCEIAGKLLMSGANVTGVVDRLEEKGLVKRVTDSDDRRMFRIHLTEAGGRLIAGIFPQHAAGIEQLTGALTPHERATLIRLLKKLGKSIPTAR
- a CDS encoding YceI family protein, which gives rise to MRFKTPFVLLLVGGLLLSNSFATEKYEIDVAHSNVLFTVRHMVIAKVTGEFKDFSGTIVYDEKDLSKSSVSVTIKVASIDTENEARDKHLRSDDFFNAAQDSLITFTSKRIEKRGEGFMAVGDLTIRGVTKEIMLPFTILGMINDPWGNKRLAAEASTTINRFDYGVKWDKALEGGNLIVSKDVDISLNVQAIAKPADAPKL